One window of Dysidea avara chromosome 11, odDysAvar1.4, whole genome shotgun sequence genomic DNA carries:
- the LOC136237763 gene encoding alkylated DNA repair protein alkB homolog 8-like: protein MSDAKVVKKQKRSQLQLLSQEDKLNIQFLTTPSRILCISNGGVAVGIPHYLLQHVMSLYNIKTLITPSGKQFAFALFDSESHSVKAVSTLNGHTIQELCNDKAFLTDSLLKGPPLCLYLSYIVEIPTEFTTEIRSPPILSPGLTLIPEYISTSEEQLLQNFFGFTVNRPHSDLGNSTASTVEAELKLRKVVHYGYEFNYTTNNVDPTKPLLGGLPEVCTPVIDRIMCNNLITAKPDQLTVNQYLPGQGIPPHIDTHSAFEDGIVSLTLGSHTVMDFKDQYDGRKISVLLPQRSLLVMSGESRYKWTHGYI, encoded by the exons ATGTCTGATGCAAAGGTTGTAAAGAAACAGAAACGGTCTCAACTGCAGTTGTTAAGTCAAGAAGATAAACTCAACATTCAATTCCTTACAACGCCATCACGTATTTTGTGTATATCTAATGGTGGGGTTGCTGTAGGAATACCACACTATTTACTACAACATGTTATGTCTCTTTACAACATCAAGACATTGATAACACCATCAGGAAAGCAGTTTGCATTTGCTTTGTTTGACTCtgaaagtcactctgtaaaggcTGTATCTACACTAAATGGACATACCATTCAAGAATTGTGCAATGACAAAGCATTTTTAACTGATAGTCTATTAAAAGGACCACCATTGTGCTTGTATTTGTCATATATTGTAGAAATTCCAACTGAGTTTACTACTGAAATAAGATCCCCTCCTATCTTATCACCTGGGTTGACTTTGATTCCAGAATACATCAGCACATCTGAAGAACAGCTCTTACAAAATTTCTTTGGTTTCACAGTCAACAGACCACATAGTGATTTGGGTAATTCTACAGCTTCAACAGTGGAAGCAGAACTGAAGTTACGAAAGGTGGTGCATTATGGATACGAGTTTAACTACACCACAAACAATGTTGACCCAACTAAACCACTACTAGGGGGCCTGCCTGAAGTGTGTACTCCTGTCATTGATAGAATTATGTGTAATAATTTGATCACGGCTAAACCTGACCAGCTAACAGTTAACCAGTATCTTCCTGGCCAAG GTATCCCTCCACATATTGATACACATTCGGCATTTGAAGATGGTATTGTCTCCCTTACATTAGGATCCCAT ACTGTGATGGACTTCAAAGACCAGTATGATGGAAGAAAAATTTCTGTACTGTTGCCTCAAAGAAGCTTATTGGTAATGAGTGGAGAATCAAGATACAAATGGACTCACGG ATACATTTAA